One window of the Betta splendens chromosome 21, fBetSpl5.4, whole genome shotgun sequence genome contains the following:
- the cytip gene encoding cytohesin-interacting protein isoform X1, whose protein sequence is MRVHHKDHMRWISALTPSLQAAQRGGAAQPPETLRQQRDAALRTSPTPGSDMTSNELRRQGSQDAYILDNAHKKKSSLWYRRSLRGSGERHRQSTGSQPRGCKPKQTSNSLVDYSDPTRTTVVLEKQDNETFGFEIQTYGLQLKNSSAVEMCTFVCTVQDDSAAESAGLTAGDVIVTINGASIEGLSHQHILDLIRESTNSLKMETVCGNVVKQIELEKRMNLLKQTLREKLVELQALTSQERRLMRGNLNDGGLRAPADSPLSPPAGRGGRRFSSDSSYRSAMTDDSDQVSVFGDPNSPSPCSAACVTDESCFFPRDFPTQDPFSRLSSGHHHHHQTLSRSSSSSLAGSSSSLSPSWEETRISSLFGTLPRKTRRASVRKHILKLIPGLQRSVEEEEAATHTH, encoded by the exons ATGCGAGTTCACCACAAAGATCACATGAGGTGGATTTCCGCTTTGACACCTTCTCTTCAGGCGGCGCAGCGGGGCGGCGCCGCACAACCGCCGGAGACGCTGCGGCAGCAACGCGATGCCGCTCTGAGGACCAGTCCGACGCCCGGGTCCGACATGACTTCCAACGAGCTCCGGCGCCAGGGCAGCCAGGACGCCTACATCCTGGACAACGCCCACAAGAAGAAGAGCTCCCTGTGGTACCGGCGCTCGCTGAGGGGGAGCGGCGAGCGGCACCGGCAGAGCACGGGCTCCCAGCCCCGAGGCTGCAAG CCTAAACAAACCTCCAACTCACTGGTTGACTACTCAGACCCAACAAG GACCACGGTTGTACTGGAAAAGCAGGACAACGAAACCTTTGGTTTTGAAATTCAG ACGTACGGCCTGCAGCTGAAGAACAGCTCTGCGGTGGAGATGTGCACGTTCGTGTGCACGGTGCAGGACGACAGCGCTGCCGAGAGCGCCGGCCTGACCGCAG GAGACGTTATTGTCACAATCAACGGGGCCAGCATCGAAGGACTGTCTCATCAGCACATCCTGGATCTGATCAGAGAATCCACCAACAGCCTGAA GATGGAGACGGTGTGTGGAAACGTGGTGAAGCAGATAGAGCTGGAGAAGAGGATGAACCTGCTCAAG CAAACGCTTCGTGAGAAGCTGGTGGAGCTTCAGGCGCTCACATCACAGGAAAGACGTCTGATGCGAG GCAACCTGAACGACGGCGGCCTCCGCGCGCCCGCCGACTCCCCGCTGAGCCCCCCCGCGGGCCGCGGCGGGCGGCGCTTCTCCAGCGACAGCAGCTACAGGAGCGCGATGACGGACGACAGCGACCAGGTCAGCGTGTTCGGGGACCCGAACTCCCCCAGCCCCTGCAGCGCCGCCTGCGTCACCGACGAGAGCTGCTTCTTCCCGCGGGACTTCCCCACGCAGGACCCCTTCAGCAGGCTCTCCTccggccaccaccaccaccaccagacgCTCAgccgctccagcagctccagcctggcCGGCAGCAGCTCGTCCCTCTCCCCGTCCTGGGAGGAGACGAGGATCTCGTCCCTGTTCGGGACGCTGCCGAGGAAGACGCGGCGCGCGAGCGTCCGCAAGCACATCCTCAAGCTGATCCCCGGACTCCAGCggtcggtggaggaggaggaggcggcaaCGCACACTCACTGA
- the cytip gene encoding cytohesin-interacting protein isoform X2 has protein sequence MTSNELRRQGSQDAYILDNAHKKKSSLWYRRSLRGSGERHRQSTGSQPRGCKPKQTSNSLVDYSDPTRTTVVLEKQDNETFGFEIQTYGLQLKNSSAVEMCTFVCTVQDDSAAESAGLTAGDVIVTINGASIEGLSHQHILDLIRESTNSLKMETVCGNVVKQIELEKRMNLLKQTLREKLVELQALTSQERRLMRGNLNDGGLRAPADSPLSPPAGRGGRRFSSDSSYRSAMTDDSDQVSVFGDPNSPSPCSAACVTDESCFFPRDFPTQDPFSRLSSGHHHHHQTLSRSSSSSLAGSSSSLSPSWEETRISSLFGTLPRKTRRASVRKHILKLIPGLQRSVEEEEAATHTH, from the exons ATGACTTCCAACGAGCTCCGGCGCCAGGGCAGCCAGGACGCCTACATCCTGGACAACGCCCACAAGAAGAAGAGCTCCCTGTGGTACCGGCGCTCGCTGAGGGGGAGCGGCGAGCGGCACCGGCAGAGCACGGGCTCCCAGCCCCGAGGCTGCAAG CCTAAACAAACCTCCAACTCACTGGTTGACTACTCAGACCCAACAAG GACCACGGTTGTACTGGAAAAGCAGGACAACGAAACCTTTGGTTTTGAAATTCAG ACGTACGGCCTGCAGCTGAAGAACAGCTCTGCGGTGGAGATGTGCACGTTCGTGTGCACGGTGCAGGACGACAGCGCTGCCGAGAGCGCCGGCCTGACCGCAG GAGACGTTATTGTCACAATCAACGGGGCCAGCATCGAAGGACTGTCTCATCAGCACATCCTGGATCTGATCAGAGAATCCACCAACAGCCTGAA GATGGAGACGGTGTGTGGAAACGTGGTGAAGCAGATAGAGCTGGAGAAGAGGATGAACCTGCTCAAG CAAACGCTTCGTGAGAAGCTGGTGGAGCTTCAGGCGCTCACATCACAGGAAAGACGTCTGATGCGAG GCAACCTGAACGACGGCGGCCTCCGCGCGCCCGCCGACTCCCCGCTGAGCCCCCCCGCGGGCCGCGGCGGGCGGCGCTTCTCCAGCGACAGCAGCTACAGGAGCGCGATGACGGACGACAGCGACCAGGTCAGCGTGTTCGGGGACCCGAACTCCCCCAGCCCCTGCAGCGCCGCCTGCGTCACCGACGAGAGCTGCTTCTTCCCGCGGGACTTCCCCACGCAGGACCCCTTCAGCAGGCTCTCCTccggccaccaccaccaccaccagacgCTCAgccgctccagcagctccagcctggcCGGCAGCAGCTCGTCCCTCTCCCCGTCCTGGGAGGAGACGAGGATCTCGTCCCTGTTCGGGACGCTGCCGAGGAAGACGCGGCGCGCGAGCGTCCGCAAGCACATCCTCAAGCTGATCCCCGGACTCCAGCggtcggtggaggaggaggaggcggcaaCGCACACTCACTGA
- the LOC114847520 gene encoding uncharacterized protein LOC114847520 has product MEWRKPSPASLMSLRMAAAEEHALSSRLADVTPGALQTLDQLEEADAWVMEEGDDSVFYSDEDQSNQGGNSSTFCELGAKKSGRPVNSVAHNELMLQRKGIQDPGAEAFLDKRNVEMQNEASLQFALTEHALQTAKTATVYVSESGSRNPDVQQQSKLHISSDAGRILITTQEEENLQHQMPLAELQTSGHWHLKQEQEAMQDYSSHGPTGPLHDRHTLPKASGQSPGDRSSFDHLSSSRYSTVSYRRIRRGNTRQKIKDFEYMLVNMQDGPDALFRK; this is encoded by the exons ATGGAGTGGAGGAAGCCAAGTCCCGCGTCCTTGATGAGCCTGAGgatggctgcagcagaggagcacgCCCTATCATCCCGGTTGGCGGACGTCACACCTggggctctgcagaccctggatcagctggaggaggccgacGCGTGGGTGATGGAGGAGGGCGATGACTCCGTGTTCTACAGCGACGAGGACCAAAGTAATCAGGGCGGAAATTCAAGCACCTTCTGTGAATTGGGTGCAAAAAAAAGCGGTCGGCCCGTGAACAGTGTCGCACACAatgagctgatgctgcagcggAAGGGGATTCAGGATCCAGGAGCAGAAGCCTTTTTGGACAAGCGGAATGTAGAAATGCAGAATGAGGCGTCTCTGCAGTTCGCTCTGACTGAACATGCTCTGCAGACAGCAAAAACTGCAACCGTGTATGTGTCAGAATCAGGGAGCAGAAATCCAGATGTGCAACAACAGTCAAAGCTGCATATTTCATCAGACGCAG GACGTATATTAATTACGACGCAAGAGGAAGAAAATCTCCAACATCAAATGCCTCTTGCTGAACTCCAGACATCAGGCCACTGGCACCttaaacaggagcaggaggccatGCAGGACTACAGCTCCCATGGTCCCACGGGGCCTCTCCATGACCGCCACACTCTGCCCAAGGCGTCCGGTCAGAGCCCCGGAGACCGCAGCTCCTTCGACCACCTCTCATCCTCCAGATACAGCACGGTGTCCTACCGCAGGATCCGCAGGGGCAACACCCGGCAGAAAATCAAAGACTTTGAGTACATGCTCGTAAATATGCAAGATGGTCCCGATGCCCTCTTTAGGAAATGA
- the LOC114847519 gene encoding polypeptide N-acetylgalactosaminyltransferase 5 gives MMKVRRYLRGSGRVLAFVFIASVIWLLFDMAALRVSLNDANNVLLKERILREREIFKKSKLTQPTRRGFKHPVQREAGAFDSDIKLSQVYRKGGRKWEKKQSVVSSYRDKAALQNVTSKQLPAKKAVDLDLNVANLEESRLIDASNKGSVGSQRSPGAQDNKHDPLPTPQKKPSEEVDKSVDELGVKTNIRTGSPLPAPEPPGQVARGEVNGERVQQETTVGRPGVHKVLSLDATLAPRDASAVGQFGQAAQVASDEDAEVRRRWDEGHFNVYLSDKIPLDRAVPDTRPESCAQSLVHDDLPSTSVIFCFVDEVWSTLLRSVHSVLNRSPPHLLKEIILVDDFSSKDNLKEPLDQYMAQFPKVRIVRLKERQGLIRARLAGAAVAKGEVLTFLDSHVECNVGWLEPLLERIYLDRKKVPCPVIEVISDKDMSYMLVDNFQRGIFKWPLVFGWSPLPAEYIKKNNMTISDPIRCPVMAGGLFSIDKKYFYELGSYDPGLDVWGGENMEISFKIWMCGGEIEIIPCSRVGHIFRGKNPYKFPKDRQKTVERNLARVAEVWLDEYKDLFYGHGYHHLLDKRLTDIGNLTEQIELRKRLRCKSFKWYLDNVYPDMVAPLVKAEGLVFNRGLRKCLAVQGGSLTFETCDLSKQSQHFNYTWMKHVRQQEVCVAHRGAGTGLALQTCHNVEPELRWFHQTSNSATAEHLVAGVASHPMCLEAGPQSDAPRLSQCEPSNAFQKWQFTHYHVQ, from the exons ATGATGAAGGTCAGGAGATACTTAAGGGGGAGTGGGAGGGTCCTCGCCTTTGTGTTCATTGCCTCCGTCATTTGGCTGCTGTTTGACATGGCTGCGCTCCGCGTGTCATTAAACGACGCGAACAATGTGCTGCTGAAGGAGCGaatactgagagagagagaaatcttCAAGAAGTCCAAGTTGACTCAGCCGACGAGGAGGGGGTTCAAACACCCCGTGCAGAGGGAGGCCGGGGCGTTTGACTCCGACATCAAACTGTCCCAAGTATACAGAAAGGGCGGCAGGAAGTGGGAGAAGAAACAGTCTGTAGTGTCTTCCTATCGAGATAAAGCTGCCCTCCAAAATGTCACATCAAAGCAGCTTCCTGCAAAGAAAGCtgtagacctggacctgaaTGTGGCCAATTTAGAGGAAAGTAGATTAATAGATGCCTCTAATAAAGGATCTGTAGGAAGTCAGAGGTCACCAGGTGCTCAGGATAATAAACATGATCCCCTAccaacaccacagaagaagcccaGTGAGGAGGTGGACAAATCTGTGGATGAGCTGGGCGTAAAGACAAATATCAGAACTGGATCACCGCTTCCTGCACCCGAACCCCCCGGCCAGGTTGCTCGAGGCGAGGTTAATGGAGAAAGGGTGCAGCAGGAGACCACCGTCGGAAGGCCGGGCGTGCACAAAGTGCTCTCCCTGGACGCGACTCTGGCCCCCAGAGATGCCAGCGCGGTGGGCCAGTTCGGTCAGGCGGCGCAGGTGGCCAGTGACGAAGACGCGGAGGTGCGGAGGCGATGGGACGAAGGGCACTTTAACGTCTACCTGAGCGACAAGATCCCGCTGGACCGCGCCGTCCCAGACACCAGGCCCGAGTC GTGCGCACAGAGCCTGGTGCACGACGACTTGCCTTCCACCAGCGTGATCTTCTGCTTCGTGGATGAGGTGTGGTCCACGCTCCTGCGGTCCGTGCACAGCGTGCTCAACAGGTCCCCACCGCACCTCCTCAAGGAGATCATACTGGTGGATGATTTCAGCAGCAAAG ACAATCTGAAGGAGCCGCTGGATCAGTACATGGCCCAGTTTCCCAAAGTGCGGATCGTGCGCCTGAAGGAGCGGCAGGGCCTGATCAGGGCCCGgctggctggagctgctgtggccaAAG GCGAGGTGCTCACCTTCCTCGACTCCCACGTGGAATGCAACGTGGGCTggctggagccgctgctggagAGGATCTACCTGGATCGCAAGAAGGTTCCCTGTCCCGTCATCGAGGTCATCAGCGACAAGGACATGAG TTATATGCTGGTTGACAACTTCCAGAGAGGCATTTTCAAATGGCCTTTGGTGTTTGGCTGGAGCCCGTTGCCAGCGGAGTAcatcaagaaaaacaacatgacCATCTCTGATCCCATCAG ATGTCCGGTTATGGCTGGAGGCCTTTTCTCCATAGACAAAAAGTACTTCTACGAGCTTGGTTCCTATGATCCAGGCCTGGATGTGTGGGGAGGGGAGAACATGGAGATTTCATTTAAG ATCTGGATGTGCGGCGGGGAAATCGAGATCATCCCCTGCTCCCGCGTGGGGCACATCTTCCGGGGGAAGAACCCCTACAAGTTCCCCAAGGACCGGCAGAAGACGGTGGAGCGCAACCTGGCCCGGGTGGCCGAGGTGTGGCTGGACGAGTACAAGGACCTGTTCTACGGCCACGGCTACCACCACCTGCTGGACAAGAGGCTGACCGACATCGGCAACCTCACCGAGCAGATTGAGCTGAGGAAGAGGCTGCGGTGCAAGAGCTTCAAGTGGTACCTGGACAACGTGTACCCGGACATGGTCGCGCCGCTGGTCAAAGCCGAGGGCCTG GTTTTTAACCGTGGTTTAAGAAAATGCCTTGCTGTGCAGGGAGGCTCTCTGACCTTTGAGACATGTGATCTCAGCAAACAA AGTCAGCACTTCAATTACACCTGGATGAAGCACGTTCGAcagcaggaggtgtgtgtggcaCACCGAGGCGCCGGCACCGGCTTGGCCCTGCAGACGTGTCACAACGTGGAGCCGGAGCTGCGCTGGTTCCACCAGACGTCCAACTCGGCCACG gctGAGCACCTTGTAGCAGGGGTCGCCTCTCACCCCATGTGCCTGGAGGCAGGGCCTCAGAGCGACGCTCCCCGCCTCAGCCAGTGTGAACCCAGCAACGCCTTCCAGAAGTGGCAGTTCACTCACTACCACGTGCAGTGA